The following proteins are co-located in the Gordonia polyisoprenivorans genome:
- the paaE gene encoding 1,2-phenylacetyl-CoA epoxidase subunit PaaE, translating to MTSTVETTAVPVTGPSRNRDFHSLTVADVESLCDDAVAVRFDVPPDLRDTFTFRPGQSLTLRRTVDGTEHRRTYSICAPAGTAPRVGVREVNGGLFSSWLVHQVRPGDRIEVQPPSGSFQANPDSGGRHLLIAAGSGITPMLSIAASMLATPDAEVTLIYANRKTRSVMFAEDIADLKDAHGPRFDVIHVLSREPREAELFSGRLDRDRLEEILTTVVPTGDMDHFWLCGPLGMVEAAEEVLLARDIARDRIHHELFYVEATPPPPDRHREPGISGPTSEVTIVLDGRSVAGSLSRDESILDAGENLRSDLPFACKGGVCGTCRAKITCGEVDMRRNYALEESEVAAGFVLTCQSYPVTESVTVDFDA from the coding sequence GTGACCTCAACCGTCGAGACCACCGCCGTTCCGGTCACCGGTCCGTCGCGCAACCGCGACTTCCACAGCCTGACCGTCGCCGACGTCGAATCCCTGTGTGACGACGCCGTCGCCGTCCGGTTCGACGTTCCGCCGGATCTACGGGACACCTTCACCTTTCGGCCCGGACAGTCCCTCACATTGCGGCGCACGGTCGACGGGACCGAACACCGGCGCACCTACTCGATCTGCGCGCCCGCGGGCACGGCCCCGCGCGTGGGTGTTCGTGAGGTCAACGGGGGACTGTTCTCGAGCTGGCTCGTCCATCAGGTGCGGCCCGGCGACCGCATCGAGGTGCAGCCGCCATCGGGATCGTTTCAGGCGAACCCGGATTCGGGTGGGCGGCACCTGTTGATCGCGGCCGGCTCGGGCATCACCCCGATGCTGTCGATCGCTGCGTCGATGCTGGCGACTCCCGACGCCGAGGTGACGCTGATCTACGCCAACCGCAAGACCCGGTCGGTGATGTTCGCCGAGGACATCGCCGATCTCAAGGACGCCCACGGCCCGAGGTTCGATGTGATCCACGTGCTCTCCCGTGAGCCGCGCGAGGCCGAATTGTTCAGCGGGCGACTCGATCGTGATCGTCTCGAGGAGATCCTCACCACCGTCGTACCGACCGGCGACATGGACCACTTCTGGTTGTGTGGCCCGCTCGGCATGGTCGAGGCGGCCGAGGAGGTGCTCCTGGCCCGTGACATCGCCAGGGACCGTATCCACCACGAACTCTTCTACGTCGAGGCCACCCCGCCACCACCGGATCGGCATCGGGAGCCGGGGATCTCGGGACCCACGAGCGAGGTGACCATCGTCCTCGACGGACGTTCGGTTGCCGGTTCGCTCTCGCGGGACGAGAGCATCCTCGACGCGGGGGAGAACCTGCGCTCGGACCTGCCGTTCGCCTGCAAGGGCGGGGTGTGCGGAACCTGCCGCGCCAAGATCACCTGTGGGGAGGTCGACATGCGACGCAACTATGCACTCGAGGAGTCCGAGGTGGCCGCCGGATTCGTCCTCACCTGCCAGTCCTATCCCGTAACCGAGTCCGTGACCGTCGATTTCGACGCCTGA
- a CDS encoding DUF222 domain-containing protein: MTGERVSTAGLWSSPSVWPVLLEPILAGIPDSSDIPNSSDIPVTADVPLADGARDEAVNESLCAMIDLERGKSYLAYEMYGQAWRVAQSVRRVESSGTDHSWLLCDEHAQVAARFAHCLSLSQRAAEELLSHAIALHTRLPRVLLALRDGQISADLVKVVISHTELVDGREIAADVDAEIAVELGLHRGAWSRWSVATMVDRIVFRHDRDAVRERRRRATDGREMTARPTRDGMGRLSVTMSAEDMAVAVAGVRRLAEAVCPGDGRTVAQRCSDACFALLSGTVFECRCGSAECTAVIPEPGTVPPMTGAAIVHVIADASTVAAATATPADEVATPDEGRVSAGFLIGHGVIADTQVAEIVTRPGTVVRPVVPAGTVENGDGSFTVPAYQPSDPHRPSSALDTLVRVRDGVGVNPGDATPSFAADVEHVEEFDHDNPAAGGQTSPDNLNIKSRFFHLLKTFGTGWLDMQYRDGAGRLRTEFVTPEGLVVPGKPENLEVLFPGLRRVRFTLPRTRQTPAGGEDEGDPEKPGPRILHAPRRSMTRVAAKHARRCAERERNRRRRENGTSDIHARIHGLD; this comes from the coding sequence ATGACCGGAGAGCGTGTGTCTACGGCGGGGTTGTGGTCGTCGCCGTCGGTGTGGCCGGTGTTGTTGGAGCCGATCCTCGCCGGCATCCCTGACAGTTCCGATATACCCAACAGTTCCGATATCCCTGTCACGGCCGACGTACCCCTTGCCGATGGTGCCCGCGACGAAGCGGTCAACGAGTCGTTGTGCGCGATGATCGATTTGGAGCGCGGCAAGTCGTATCTGGCGTATGAGATGTATGGGCAGGCGTGGCGGGTTGCGCAGAGTGTGCGGCGTGTTGAGTCGTCGGGCACCGATCATTCGTGGTTGTTGTGTGACGAGCATGCGCAGGTCGCGGCGCGGTTTGCGCATTGTTTGTCGTTGTCGCAGCGGGCTGCCGAGGAGTTGTTGTCGCACGCGATCGCGTTGCATACCCGGTTGCCGAGGGTGTTGTTGGCGTTGCGTGACGGGCAGATCTCGGCGGATCTGGTGAAGGTGGTCATCTCGCATACCGAGTTGGTGGATGGCCGCGAGATCGCTGCTGATGTCGATGCGGAGATCGCCGTCGAACTCGGGTTGCATCGTGGTGCGTGGTCGCGGTGGTCGGTGGCGACGATGGTGGATCGGATTGTGTTCCGTCACGATCGGGATGCGGTGCGGGAGCGTCGTCGTCGGGCCACTGATGGTCGGGAGATGACTGCTCGTCCGACGCGTGACGGGATGGGCCGGTTGTCGGTGACGATGTCGGCCGAGGACATGGCGGTCGCGGTGGCGGGGGTGCGGCGGCTGGCGGAGGCGGTGTGTCCGGGGGATGGGCGGACGGTCGCGCAGCGGTGTTCGGATGCGTGTTTCGCGTTGTTGTCGGGGACGGTGTTCGAATGTCGTTGTGGAAGTGCGGAGTGCACGGCGGTGATCCCGGAGCCGGGTACGGTGCCGCCGATGACCGGTGCGGCGATCGTGCATGTGATCGCGGACGCGTCGACGGTCGCCGCGGCGACGGCCACGCCTGCTGATGAGGTCGCGACCCCTGACGAAGGACGCGTGTCGGCGGGGTTCCTGATCGGGCATGGGGTGATTGCCGATACCCAGGTTGCCGAGATCGTGACCCGGCCCGGGACGGTGGTGCGGCCGGTCGTGCCCGCGGGGACCGTGGAGAACGGTGATGGCTCGTTCACGGTGCCGGCGTATCAGCCGTCTGATCCGCATCGTCCGTCGTCGGCGTTGGACACGCTTGTGCGGGTGCGTGATGGTGTCGGGGTGAATCCGGGGGATGCGACGCCGTCGTTTGCTGCTGACGTCGAGCATGTCGAGGAGTTCGATCACGACAATCCTGCGGCTGGTGGGCAGACCAGCCCGGACAATCTGAACATCAAGTCGCGGTTCTTCCATCTACTCAAGACGTTTGGTACCGGATGGCTCGATATGCAGTATCGCGATGGTGCGGGCCGGTTGCGGACCGAGTTCGTGACCCCGGAGGGCTTGGTGGTGCCGGGGAAACCGGAGAATCTGGAAGTCCTGTTCCCCGGGTTGCGGCGGGTGCGGTTCACACTGCCGCGGACGCGGCAGACACCGGCCGGTGGTGAGGATGAGGGTGATCCGGAGAAACCGGGCCCGCGGATACTGCACGCACCCCGTCGTTCGATGACGCGGGTGGCGGCCAAACATGCCCGTCGCTGTGCCGAGCGGGAACGCAACCGTCGCCGCCGCGAGAACGGCACCTCCGACATCCACGCACGCATCCACGGACTGGACTGA
- a CDS encoding helix-turn-helix domain-containing protein produces MSTAASHDLEFDVWREAISSAFVPLDAAPLVGAPTAFSGGLASRELGDLQLSEVLGESAWVRRTASTIRRADPGVIKVALQLSGHSTVSQAGREAELGPGDLAVYDTSRRYELALADSFDILVAVIPRETLRINDSELDDGVARTITSCTGVGALLRPMLCALREQSLGEEPMAPQGMSAQSLVTDAVADLVSACLRAVVPDTGIGAGETVLMSARTYIEGHLGDPFLTPAAVAAHHHVSLRYLQKLFAQDGDTVAGFIRRLRLERCRRDLADPLQIHRSVGAICAANGLVEAAHFSRIFKSAYGMSPRQYRDSHLPAAS; encoded by the coding sequence ATGAGCACCGCCGCCTCACACGATCTGGAGTTCGACGTGTGGCGGGAGGCGATCTCGAGTGCCTTCGTGCCGTTGGACGCCGCGCCGCTCGTCGGCGCGCCCACGGCATTCAGCGGCGGCCTCGCCAGCCGGGAACTCGGGGACCTCCAGCTGTCGGAGGTGCTCGGGGAGTCGGCGTGGGTGCGCCGGACCGCCTCGACGATCCGCCGGGCCGACCCCGGCGTGATCAAGGTGGCGCTGCAGTTGTCGGGGCATTCGACGGTGTCACAGGCCGGGCGGGAGGCCGAACTCGGACCCGGGGACCTGGCCGTCTACGACACGAGCCGACGTTACGAGCTGGCCCTGGCCGACTCATTCGACATCCTGGTCGCCGTCATCCCGCGGGAGACGTTGCGTATCAATGACTCCGAACTCGACGACGGCGTGGCGCGCACCATCACCTCATGCACCGGCGTGGGTGCTCTGCTGCGTCCGATGCTCTGCGCGCTGCGGGAACAATCGCTGGGCGAGGAGCCGATGGCGCCGCAGGGAATGAGCGCACAGTCCCTCGTGACCGATGCCGTGGCCGACCTCGTCAGCGCCTGCCTGCGTGCCGTGGTGCCCGACACCGGCATCGGCGCCGGGGAGACGGTACTGATGTCGGCGCGGACGTACATCGAAGGGCACCTCGGTGACCCGTTCCTGACACCGGCAGCCGTTGCGGCTCATCATCATGTGTCGCTGCGCTATCTGCAGAAGCTCTTCGCGCAGGACGGCGACACCGTCGCCGGGTTCATCCGCCGGCTGCGGCTGGAGCGATGCCGCCGCGACCTGGCCGACCCGCTGCAGATCCACCGCAGCGTCGGGGCGATCTGTGCCGCCAACGGTCTCGTCGAGGCCGCCCACTTCTCCCGAATCTTCAAGAGCGCCTACGGCATGAGTCCGCGTCAATACCGCGACTCCCACCTGCCCGCCGCAAGCTGA
- a CDS encoding enoyl-CoA hydratase/isomerase family protein: protein MTVTLEITDGLATITLARPRAHNALDVETKTALRQAIEKVAGDRTVRAVLLAAEGKNFCVGQDLGDHVAELRKSPEHAMDTVADHYNPVIRALAGIEVPVIAAVRGACVGAGLGIALTADIRIASQNATFATAFAGIGLASDSGLSHHLVSMLGSSRATGLLMLGDRIDAAQALDWGLVHRVAEDADFDSTAVDLARRLADGPTEAFRRIKDLVGSGADGLSDALDREYDAQRHLGATADHAAAVEAFLDKRTPEFSGR, encoded by the coding sequence ATGACAGTGACACTGGAGATCACCGACGGACTCGCCACCATCACCCTGGCGCGCCCGCGTGCCCACAACGCGCTCGACGTCGAGACCAAGACGGCACTGCGCCAGGCGATCGAGAAGGTCGCGGGTGATCGCACGGTACGTGCGGTCCTGCTGGCGGCCGAGGGCAAGAACTTCTGCGTCGGACAGGATCTCGGCGATCACGTCGCCGAACTGAGGAAGTCGCCCGAGCATGCGATGGACACCGTCGCCGACCACTACAATCCGGTCATCCGGGCGCTCGCGGGCATCGAGGTGCCGGTGATCGCGGCCGTCCGCGGTGCCTGCGTCGGTGCGGGACTCGGGATCGCGCTGACCGCCGACATCCGGATCGCCTCGCAGAATGCCACTTTCGCCACCGCATTCGCGGGCATCGGCCTGGCGAGCGACTCCGGTCTGTCGCATCATCTGGTCTCCATGCTCGGTAGTAGCCGCGCCACCGGACTGCTGATGCTCGGCGATCGCATCGACGCCGCGCAGGCCCTCGACTGGGGCCTGGTGCATCGTGTCGCCGAGGATGCCGACTTCGATTCCACTGCAGTGGATCTGGCCCGGCGCCTCGCCGACGGACCCACCGAGGCGTTCCGCCGGATCAAGGACCTCGTCGGGTCCGGCGCCGACGGCCTGAGCGACGCGCTGGACCGTGAGTACGACGCACAACGTCACCTCGGGGCGACCGCCGACCATGCCGCGGCCGTCGAGGCATTCCTCGACAAGCGCACGCCCGAGTTCAGCGGTCGCTGA
- the paaB gene encoding 1,2-phenylacetyl-CoA epoxidase subunit PaaB, which translates to MSDIKAEWPLYEVFVRGKRGLNHVHVGSLHAADDQMALRHARDVYTRRNEGVSIWVVRSADIVATSPSEKDPFFAPSGDKVYRHPTFYDIPDNVPHM; encoded by the coding sequence ATGAGTGACATCAAAGCGGAATGGCCGCTGTACGAGGTGTTCGTGCGCGGCAAGCGTGGGCTGAACCACGTGCACGTCGGGTCGCTGCACGCCGCCGACGACCAGATGGCCCTGCGGCATGCGCGCGACGTGTACACCCGCCGCAACGAGGGCGTCAGTATCTGGGTGGTGCGCTCGGCCGACATCGTCGCCACCAGTCCGTCGGAGAAGGACCCTTTCTTCGCCCCGAGCGGCGACAAGGTGTACCGGCATCCCACGTTCTACGACATTCCCGACAACGTCCCCCACATGTGA
- a CDS encoding 3-hydroxyacyl-CoA dehydrogenase family protein, which produces MNSSTSGGDLPATVGVVGGGRMGAGIAQVFAERGVTVTIADSLDQEGARSRVATGLQRAADRDLLGGRTPDEVLARVHTVGEPRALPTDLGLVVEAVPENVALKLDVLAQVAETVAATTVIASNTSSLSISELGAALPDPSRFVGMHFFNPVPVSELVEIVRAGTTAQSTVDAVRGWVDALGKTAIVVNDSPGFATSRLGVHLGLEAIRMVEEGVADAESIDRAMELGYRHPMGPLRSTDLVGLDVRLAVADHLAATLGARFEPPQLLRDKVTRGELGRKSGRGFYDWEG; this is translated from the coding sequence ATGAACAGCAGCACTTCTGGCGGCGATCTCCCGGCAACCGTCGGCGTGGTCGGTGGCGGACGGATGGGCGCGGGCATCGCGCAGGTCTTCGCCGAGCGCGGTGTCACGGTGACCATCGCGGACTCGCTCGACCAGGAGGGAGCCCGCAGTCGTGTCGCGACCGGTCTGCAACGCGCCGCGGATCGCGACCTGCTGGGTGGTCGGACACCCGACGAGGTTCTGGCACGGGTGCACACCGTCGGTGAACCCCGTGCGCTGCCGACAGATCTCGGCCTTGTCGTGGAGGCGGTTCCCGAGAACGTCGCGCTCAAACTCGATGTTCTCGCGCAGGTCGCCGAGACGGTGGCCGCCACCACTGTCATCGCCTCCAATACGAGTTCCCTGTCGATCTCCGAACTCGGTGCGGCACTGCCCGACCCGTCACGATTCGTCGGCATGCACTTCTTCAATCCGGTGCCGGTCTCCGAACTCGTCGAGATCGTGCGCGCCGGCACCACGGCCCAGAGCACCGTCGATGCGGTCCGCGGATGGGTCGACGCCCTCGGTAAGACGGCGATCGTCGTCAACGACTCCCCGGGATTCGCCACCAGCCGGCTCGGGGTCCACCTGGGCCTCGAGGCCATCCGGATGGTCGAAGAGGGCGTCGCCGACGCCGAATCCATCGACCGCGCCATGGAATTGGGCTATCGGCACCCGATGGGTCCGCTCCGGTCGACCGATCTCGTCGGACTCGACGTGCGGTTGGCCGTCGCCGACCACCTCGCCGCGACCCTCGGGGCGAGGTTCGAACCACCACAACTGCTGCGCGACAAGGTTACCCGCGGTGAACTCGGTCGCAAGTCCGGCCGTGGCTTCTACGATTGGGAAGGCTGA
- the paaC gene encoding 1,2-phenylacetyl-CoA epoxidase subunit PaaC yields MTDHDNAYEGLVDEDSHGQWAFGTSFDDPLAGVDTTVPDDVDHAALAAYCLMLGDDALISAQRLAQWCTHAPELEEEVALANIGLDLLGAARLLLARAAAADPTVVPRISETTPVPAEDALAFFRDESSFRNVHLVEIDNGDFAVSLVRLLVFSTWRLAVFDRLRTSRDPVLAAVADKGVKELTYHRDYAARWVVTLGCGTAESRRRLLDALSRVWPYVDELFVPTSEEIALAAVGVAVDPACVRSEFDDIVGQVCHAAEVEIPDGPHIGRVGGRAGRDGLHTEHMGLLLAEMQSVARRHPEGVW; encoded by the coding sequence ATGACCGATCATGACAACGCCTACGAGGGCCTCGTCGACGAGGATTCGCACGGCCAGTGGGCCTTCGGCACCAGCTTCGACGATCCGCTCGCCGGCGTCGACACCACCGTCCCCGACGACGTCGACCACGCCGCGCTGGCCGCCTACTGCCTGATGCTAGGCGACGATGCGCTGATCAGTGCCCAGAGACTCGCCCAATGGTGTACCCACGCACCCGAACTCGAGGAAGAGGTGGCGCTGGCGAACATCGGACTCGACCTGCTGGGCGCGGCGCGGCTCCTGCTCGCCCGCGCCGCGGCCGCCGATCCGACCGTGGTACCCCGCATCTCCGAGACCACTCCGGTGCCCGCCGAAGACGCGCTGGCCTTCTTCCGGGACGAGTCGTCGTTCCGCAACGTGCATCTCGTCGAGATCGACAACGGCGACTTCGCGGTCTCGCTCGTCCGGCTGCTGGTGTTCTCGACCTGGCGACTGGCCGTGTTCGACAGACTGCGCACCTCACGGGACCCGGTACTGGCCGCGGTCGCCGACAAGGGCGTCAAAGAGCTGACCTATCACCGTGATTACGCGGCTCGCTGGGTGGTCACCCTCGGGTGCGGCACGGCGGAGTCACGTCGTCGTCTGCTCGACGCGCTGTCGCGGGTGTGGCCCTACGTCGACGAGCTGTTCGTCCCGACATCCGAGGAAATCGCACTCGCCGCCGTCGGGGTGGCGGTCGATCCCGCCTGCGTGCGAAGCGAATTCGACGACATCGTGGGCCAGGTCTGTCACGCCGCCGAGGTCGAGATTCCCGACGGACCGCACATCGGACGGGTCGGGGGCCGTGCCGGACGTGACGGTCTGCACACCGAGCACATGGGATTGCTGCTCGCCGAGATGCAGAGCGTGGCCCGTCGCCATCCCGAAGGGGTGTGGTGA
- a CDS encoding NDMA-dependent alcohol dehydrogenase has protein sequence MKTQAAVLWEPGQDWQIEELELDAPKYGEVKVELAASGMCHSDEHVRDGSVPVGMYPYIGGHEGAGVVTEIGPGVKSVEVGDHVALGFIPACGRCPSCAKGMSSICDLGANLLAGVQLSDGTSRHHVNGQDAGLMCLLGTFAPVTVVNEASCVKLTKDIPLDKAALVGCGVTTGWGSSVYAAGVSAGETVVVLGMGGVGCGAVQGAALAGARHVVLVDPSPFKRDQAKIFGATHAVASIEEAQELLQEITWGQLADKVLITVDVAQGALVAPAMSLVAKGGVCVQVSVGDLTATDVTMSLFDLTAMRKTFKGAWFGNANIRFDIPHLLRLYMEGRLKLDEMITRTYTLDQVNDGYAAMRRAENVRGVIMY, from the coding sequence ATGAAGACACAAGCAGCAGTTCTGTGGGAGCCCGGTCAGGATTGGCAGATCGAGGAACTCGAGCTCGACGCGCCGAAGTACGGCGAGGTGAAGGTCGAGCTGGCGGCGTCGGGGATGTGCCATTCGGACGAGCACGTCCGCGACGGCAGTGTGCCGGTGGGAATGTACCCGTACATCGGCGGCCACGAGGGCGCCGGCGTGGTGACCGAGATAGGCCCGGGTGTGAAGTCCGTCGAGGTCGGCGACCACGTTGCCCTCGGCTTCATCCCGGCGTGCGGACGGTGCCCGTCGTGCGCCAAGGGAATGTCGAGCATCTGCGACCTCGGCGCCAATCTCCTTGCCGGCGTTCAGCTCTCCGACGGTACCTCCCGCCACCACGTCAACGGCCAGGATGCTGGTCTGATGTGTCTTCTCGGCACCTTCGCACCGGTGACCGTCGTCAACGAGGCGTCGTGCGTCAAGCTCACCAAGGACATCCCGCTCGACAAGGCCGCACTCGTCGGGTGCGGTGTCACCACCGGTTGGGGCTCGTCTGTCTACGCCGCGGGCGTCTCTGCCGGTGAGACCGTCGTCGTGCTGGGCATGGGCGGCGTCGGCTGCGGTGCGGTGCAGGGTGCCGCGTTGGCGGGTGCACGGCACGTCGTGCTCGTCGATCCGTCGCCGTTCAAGCGGGATCAGGCCAAGATCTTCGGGGCCACCCACGCGGTCGCGAGCATCGAGGAGGCACAGGAGCTCCTGCAGGAGATCACCTGGGGCCAGCTGGCCGACAAGGTGCTCATCACCGTCGACGTCGCGCAGGGCGCCCTGGTGGCACCGGCGATGAGCCTCGTCGCCAAGGGCGGTGTGTGCGTGCAGGTCTCGGTGGGTGATCTCACCGCCACCGATGTCACGATGAGCCTGTTCGACCTCACCGCGATGCGCAAGACCTTCAAGGGCGCATGGTTCGGCAACGCCAACATCCGCTTCGACATCCCCCACCTGCTTCGCCTGTACATGGAGGGGCGCCTCAAACTCGATGAGATGATCACGCGCACATACACACTCGACCAGGTCAACGACGGCTACGCCGCGATGCGCCGCGCCGAGAACGTGCGTGGGGTGATCATGTACTGA
- the paaA gene encoding 1,2-phenylacetyl-CoA epoxidase subunit PaaA → MTDTELQQHVELQQSFDATIADEARIEPRDWMPEGYRKTLIRQIAQHAHSEIIGMQPEGNWLTRAPSLRRKAILMAKVQDEAGHGLYLYSAAETLGADRADLTDKLISGRQKYSSIFNYPTLTYADVGTIGWLVDGAAICNQVPLCRSSFGPYARAMIRVCKEESFHQRQGYELLTTMMGGTDEQRAMVQESVDRFWWPALMMFGPPDDRSPNSEQSMAWGIKRHSNDELRQKFVDMSVPQAEALGVSFPDPDLAWNAERGHYDFGEPDWSEFTEVVKGNGAMNVERIAVRRAAHEDGAWVRDAATAFAAREQENHR, encoded by the coding sequence ATGACCGACACCGAGCTACAGCAGCACGTCGAACTTCAGCAGTCGTTCGACGCGACCATCGCCGACGAGGCGCGTATCGAACCCCGTGACTGGATGCCGGAGGGCTATCGCAAGACGCTGATCCGGCAGATCGCCCAGCACGCGCATTCGGAGATCATCGGTATGCAGCCCGAGGGGAACTGGCTGACCAGGGCTCCGTCGTTGCGGCGCAAGGCGATACTGATGGCCAAGGTGCAGGACGAGGCGGGCCACGGCCTCTACCTGTACTCGGCCGCCGAGACGTTGGGCGCCGATCGAGCCGACCTCACCGACAAACTCATCTCCGGGCGGCAGAAGTACTCCTCGATCTTCAACTACCCGACGCTGACCTATGCCGACGTCGGGACGATCGGGTGGCTCGTCGACGGCGCGGCCATCTGTAACCAGGTGCCGTTGTGCCGCAGCTCCTTCGGGCCGTACGCCCGGGCGATGATCCGCGTGTGCAAGGAGGAGTCCTTCCACCAGCGCCAGGGTTATGAGCTGCTCACCACGATGATGGGTGGCACCGACGAGCAGCGGGCGATGGTGCAGGAATCCGTCGACCGGTTCTGGTGGCCGGCGCTGATGATGTTCGGCCCGCCCGATGATCGTTCGCCCAACAGCGAACAGTCGATGGCGTGGGGGATCAAGCGGCACAGCAACGACGAGCTGCGCCAAAAGTTCGTCGACATGAGCGTCCCGCAGGCCGAAGCCCTCGGCGTGAGCTTCCCCGACCCGGATCTGGCGTGGAATGCCGAACGCGGACACTACGACTTCGGCGAACCCGACTGGAGTGAATTCACCGAGGTCGTCAAGGGCAACGGTGCGATGAACGTCGAACGGATCGCAGTTCGCCGCGCCGCGCACGAGGACGGCGCCTGGGTGCGGGATGCGGCAACGGCTTTCGCCGCACGGGAACAGGAGAACCACCGATGA
- the paaD gene encoding 1,2-phenylacetyl-CoA epoxidase subunit PaaD, whose amino-acid sequence MQTLATRSAREIVESILDPEMPMVTLADLGIIREVRLDDPGAVTVTITPTYSGCPAMATIRDDITAALQRHGFADVTIRTSLTPAWSTDWITDEGRAKLVEAGYSPPGAAPRRRSGPIPLTLTARPREVACPQCGSTRTQLISEFGATLCKAHYQCLACAEPFDHVKEI is encoded by the coding sequence ATGCAGACACTCGCAACCCGATCCGCGCGTGAGATCGTGGAATCGATTCTCGACCCGGAGATGCCGATGGTCACCCTCGCCGACCTCGGGATCATCCGCGAGGTCCGGCTCGACGATCCCGGCGCGGTAACCGTCACGATCACCCCGACCTACTCGGGCTGCCCGGCGATGGCCACGATCCGCGACGACATCACCGCCGCGTTGCAGCGTCACGGATTCGCCGACGTCACGATCCGAACCAGCCTCACCCCGGCGTGGAGCACCGACTGGATCACCGACGAAGGGCGCGCCAAGCTCGTCGAGGCCGGATACTCGCCGCCGGGCGCTGCCCCGCGGCGGCGGTCGGGGCCGATCCCGCTGACGTTGACCGCGCGCCCGCGCGAGGTGGCGTGCCCGCAATGTGGTTCGACTCGCACACAACTGATCTCGGAGTTCGGTGCCACCCTGTGCAAGGCGCACTACCAGTGTCTGGCCTGTGCCGAGCCGTTCGATCACGTCAAGGAGATCTGA
- the paaK gene encoding phenylacetate--CoA ligase PaaK, with protein MTSTLPSAAGSPETVDIEHASRDRIADLQLSRLKWSLHHAYDNVAHYRKAFDEKGVHPSDLKELSDLSLFPFTAKADLRDNYPFGMFAVPQEQVSRIHASSGTTGRPTVVGYTANDLNNWADLVARSLRAAGVRPSDKVHVAYGYGLFTGGLGAHYGAERLGCTVIPMSGGMTDRQIQLIEDFAPDAIMVTPSYMLTIVDSMIAKGIDPSSTSLRVGVFGAEPWTEQMRRELETQVGMDAVDIYGLSEVMGPGVAQECVETKDGLHIWEDHFYPEIVDPMTGEVLPDGEEGELVFTSLTKEAMPVIRYRTRDLTRLLPGTARSVRRMQKVTGRCDDMIILRGVNLFPTQIEELILTVPALAPQFQCVLERPGRMDNLTVRVEYRPDAPGSDWQPAADSLRKAIKNRIGVTVDVEIAEPGTLQRSTGKAKRLVDNRPKD; from the coding sequence ATGACCAGCACCCTCCCCAGCGCCGCCGGCAGTCCGGAGACCGTCGACATCGAACACGCGAGTCGCGACCGGATCGCCGATCTGCAGCTCTCGCGTCTCAAGTGGTCCTTGCACCACGCCTACGACAACGTCGCGCATTACCGGAAGGCGTTCGACGAGAAGGGGGTTCATCCAAGCGATCTGAAGGAACTCTCGGATCTGTCGTTGTTCCCGTTCACGGCGAAAGCCGATCTGCGCGACAACTATCCGTTCGGGATGTTCGCGGTACCGCAGGAGCAGGTGTCGCGGATTCACGCCTCGTCGGGAACGACGGGGCGTCCCACCGTCGTCGGTTACACCGCGAACGATCTGAACAACTGGGCCGATCTGGTGGCTCGCAGCCTGCGGGCGGCCGGGGTTCGGCCGTCGGACAAGGTCCACGTCGCCTACGGCTACGGTCTGTTCACCGGTGGGCTGGGCGCGCACTACGGCGCAGAGCGTTTGGGCTGCACGGTGATCCCGATGTCCGGTGGCATGACCGATCGCCAGATCCAGCTGATCGAGGACTTCGCTCCCGATGCCATCATGGTCACGCCGTCGTACATGCTGACCATCGTCGATTCGATGATCGCCAAGGGCATCGATCCGTCGTCGACCTCGTTGCGCGTTGGTGTCTTCGGCGCTGAGCCGTGGACCGAGCAGATGCGGCGTGAACTCGAGACCCAGGTGGGGATGGACGCCGTCGACATTTACGGACTGTCGGAGGTGATGGGCCCCGGTGTCGCGCAGGAATGCGTGGAAACCAAAGATGGACTGCACATCTGGGAGGACCACTTCTATCCCGAGATCGTCGACCCGATGACCGGTGAGGTGCTGCCGGACGGCGAGGAGGGAGAGCTCGTCTTCACCTCCCTGACCAAGGAGGCGATGCCGGTCATCCGGTATCGCACCCGCGATCTGACGCGACTGCTGCCGGGCACCGCGCGTTCGGTGCGACGGATGCAGAAGGTGACCGGACGATGCGACGACATGATCATCCTGCGCGGGGTCAATCTGTTCCCGACGCAGATCGAGGAACTGATCCTCACCGTGCCGGCACTCGCGCCCCAATTCCAGTGCGTCCTCGAACGTCCCGGCCGCATGGACAATCTGACCGTGCGCGTCGAATACCGTCCCGACGCACCGGGTTCGGACTGGCAGCCTGCTGCCGATTCGTTGAGAAAGGCCATCAAGAATCGGATCGGGGTTACCGTGGATGTCGAGATCGCCGAGCCCGGGACCCTGCAACGATCGACCGGCAAGGCGAAACGATTGGTCGACAACCGCCCCAAGGATTGA